The Streptomyces uncialis genomic interval GGGGCAGCCCGCTCCCGGCCCGCTAGCCTCGGAACGAGAGGTGCTCTCCGCGGCCCTGACGGGGGCGCGTCCGTGGCGCACACCGGACGGCTCCCCGCGTACAGCGCTTGTGGTCCCATCAGCCAGCCCCACCTCGCGGAGGACGTGCCATGGAGCAGCAAGAGGTCGCCGAGCACATCAAGGCATCGCTGGAGGCGGTTCTCCAGCGGGAGGTCGTGGGGCTGAACGCCGACAGCCGGCTGTTCGAGGATCTCTCCCTGGACTCGATGAGCGTTCTGGAGCTGCTGCTGACCCTGGAGGACACGATCGGTCTGGAGATCGACCCGGACGAGCTCGACGCGGAGGTGTTCCGGTCGTTCGGGAGCCTGTCCGACTACGTGGTGGGCCAGTTGCGGAAGGCGGCGTGAGCGGCCGCGCGCCGCGGACGGGGGACGGACCGTGACGATCACCATGTCCCGGGTGGCGGTACGGGTGCCCGACGGGCGGGACGGGGTCGACGAGATCCTGGCACGGTACGACCGGCCCCGGGCCGAACGACGGCTGTTCACCCGGATCTACGGGCTGCGCACCAGCCCGGTGTTCTCCGCGGGGGAGAGCCTGCTGGAGCAACTGCTGGACGCCGGACGGGAAGCCCTCGCCGGCCGGCGGGCCGCCCTGGTGCTCTACGGCCACACCCTGCTGGTGCAGCCGTTCGGGCATCACGACGAGTTCGTGTCGGAGATCCGCGACCGGCTCGCCCTGCCCGGGGTCCCCGTGTACGGGATCTCCCGGATCAACTGCGCGTCGGTGCTGCGCGGCGCCGACCTCGCCGACCGCTTCCTGAATCGTCCGTCCGCCGCTCCCGAGGACACCGTGCTCGTGCTCGGCGGCGACCAGGGAAGCATGGGGGACATGTCCCGCGTCATCCCGGGGGTCGCGGTCTGCGGGGACGCCGCGGCGGCCTTCGTCATGGGCCGCGAGGGGACGAACCACCGTGGCCGGTACCGCTATCTGGGCGGGGCGGCGGCCCGCGACGACCGGTTCCACCGCAATCTGCGGATGACACCGGAGGAGAGCCGGGCGTTCGGTGCCGCCTGTGTCGAGGGCATGGCGGGCGTGGTGGACGCCGCCCTGGAACGGACGGGACTGCGCCGCGACGAGGTGGACTGGATCATGCCGCACATGTCCAACGCCTTCGTCTGGCGCGCGGTCGGCGGAGCGCTGGGCATCCCGATGGAGCGGATCTGCCTCGATCTGCTGCCCGATCAGGGCCACCTCTTCGGAGTGGACGCGCTGACCGCGCTCGACCACGCCGACCGCACCGGCCGACTCCGGCCGGGCCAGCGGTGCGTACTGGCCGCGCAGGGCATGGGCGCCTACTTCCAGGCGGCCGTCGTCGAGGTGACGGACGACGCGCCATGACACGACGAGGACGGCAGGACGCGCACCGCGTCCGCGTCGCCGTGGGCACCCCGCGGCATACGACCACGCGAGCCGGAGGCGCCCTGTGAGCACCGGAGCCCCCCAGCTGTCCGTGGTCGCCCTCGCCGTCGCCACGGAGGAGGACCCGCGGTACCACGACCCCCGGCGGTCACGGGACACCGAGGACATGGCCGGACTGTTCGGCGGCTGGGACACGGCGCGGGAGGACGAGGGCGACGGCCTGCTCGCCGCGTACCTGGCCTCCGTGGCGCAGTACAGCGGAGCGCCGCCGTCCGAACTGCGCATGCTCACCGCACCGCCGGACGGCGAGGACATCGCGAGGACGGCCCTGAGCCGGCTGGGCCCGCCGCCGGGTCCGCAGCCCTTCGTCCTGGTGCAGGCATCGGCCGACCGGGACATGCTCAGCGCGGCCCTGCCCCGGCTCGTCCATGAGAGCCGGTGGCCCGTCACGGAGGACCTGGGCCTCACCCATCTCGGAGATCTGGGCGGCACCGCCGTGGTGGGCCTGGTCTCCTGGTGGGCGGACGCCCGCTCCGGGGCGACGGCCCTGGTCGTCGACCAGCCATTGTTCGCCCTCGCCGGGGCCCTGCCCGCGCGGCTGACCGCCGTGGCGCTGCGCTTCGGCGACGGCGACGGCCCCCTGCACGTCCTCGACCAGGGAGAGGGACGCCCGCCGCCCGCGGCGGACCGAAGCTTCCACGGCCCGGGAGCCTGCGGCGGCTG includes:
- a CDS encoding 3-oxoacyl-[acyl-carrier-protein] synthase III C-terminal domain-containing protein — encoded protein: MTITMSRVAVRVPDGRDGVDEILARYDRPRAERRLFTRIYGLRTSPVFSAGESLLEQLLDAGREALAGRRAALVLYGHTLLVQPFGHHDEFVSEIRDRLALPGVPVYGISRINCASVLRGADLADRFLNRPSAAPEDTVLVLGGDQGSMGDMSRVIPGVAVCGDAAAAFVMGREGTNHRGRYRYLGGAAARDDRFHRNLRMTPEESRAFGAACVEGMAGVVDAALERTGLRRDEVDWIMPHMSNAFVWRAVGGALGIPMERICLDLLPDQGHLFGVDALTALDHADRTGRLRPGQRCVLAAQGMGAYFQAAVVEVTDDAP
- a CDS encoding acyl carrier protein, giving the protein MEQQEVAEHIKASLEAVLQREVVGLNADSRLFEDLSLDSMSVLELLLTLEDTIGLEIDPDELDAEVFRSFGSLSDYVVGQLRKAA